The following proteins come from a genomic window of Patescibacteria group bacterium:
- a CDS encoding YebC/PmpR family DNA-binding transcriptional regulator, whose product MSGHSHYSSIKYKKEISDKKRGQVFSKISRLISIAVKEGGSDPGVNPKLRLAIEQAKKANMPKDNIERATQRGVGAIGKEQLEQVVFEAYGPGGIAIIVEGITDNKNRTLGEIRQILTQHNGKLAGGGSVKWLFERKGAIIVNNEEKTIDKEDLELTAIEAGAEDIYWHDDILDVYTKPEELEKVKKNLEEKEIKIDSASLDWVAKEMIEVEEKEKQACQKLFEALDENDAVQDIYSNLKL is encoded by the coding sequence ATGAGCGGGCATAGCCATTATTCGAGTATAAAATACAAAAAAGAAATTTCTGATAAAAAACGAGGACAGGTTTTCTCTAAAATCTCTCGGCTGATTTCGATTGCGGTTAAAGAGGGGGGCAGTGATCCAGGCGTTAATCCTAAATTACGGTTAGCGATTGAGCAAGCAAAGAAGGCTAATATGCCAAAAGATAATATAGAAAGAGCTACCCAAAGAGGCGTAGGCGCCATCGGTAAGGAACAATTAGAGCAGGTTGTTTTTGAGGCATATGGGCCAGGAGGGATTGCTATTATTGTTGAAGGGATTACTGATAATAAAAACAGGACTTTGGGAGAAATCAGGCAAATCTTAACTCAACATAATGGAAAACTTGCTGGAGGAGGTTCAGTGAAATGGCTGTTTGAAAGAAAAGGAGCGATAATAGTGAACAATGAAGAAAAAACAATAGATAAAGAAGATTTAGAACTAACGGCTATTGAAGCTGGAGCCGAGGATATCTATTGGCATGATGATATTTTAGATGTTTATACTAAACCAGAAGAATTAGAAAAAGTGAAAAAGAATTTAGAAGAAAAAGAAATTAAAATTGATTCTGCTTCTTTGGACTGGGTTGCTAAAGAAATGATTGAAGTTGAAGAAAAAGAAAAACAGGCCTGTCAAAAACTCTTCGAAGCGCTTGATGAAAATGACGCGGTTCAAGATATCTACTCAAACCTAAAACTATGA
- the ruvC gene encoding crossover junction endodeoxyribonuclease RuvC, with amino-acid sequence MIILGIDPGTATTGFGVIKKIKNKKAEVIDYGCILTTPDLCPGDRLKIISNELNKLIKKHQPKILAVENLYFFKNLKTAIPVSQAKGVILLTAAKKKIPVYEFTPLQVKMTITGYGKAEKKQVQKMIQTMLNLEEKPKDKNKRKDDATDALGIALCYTIKSKIKLS; translated from the coding sequence ATGATTATATTAGGCATTGATCCCGGAACCGCAACAACGGGATTTGGCGTTATTAAAAAAATAAAAAATAAAAAAGCTGAAGTTATTGATTACGGCTGCATATTAACTACTCCTGATTTATGTCCGGGCGACCGTTTAAAAATAATAAGCAATGAACTGAATAAATTAATAAAAAAACATCAGCCAAAAATTTTAGCAGTAGAAAATCTTTATTTTTTTAAAAATCTTAAAACAGCTATACCTGTTAGCCAGGCAAAAGGAGTGATTCTATTAACTGCTGCTAAAAAGAAGATTCCTGTTTATGAATTTACCCCGCTTCAAGTAAAAATGACAATAACAGGATATGGAAAAGCGGAAAAAAAACAGGTTCAGAAAATGATCCAAACCATGCTTAATTTAGAAGAAAAACCAAAAGATAAAAACAAAAGAAAAGATGATGCAACAGATGCTTTAGGTATTGCGCTCTGCTACACTATCAAATCAAAAATTAAACTAAGCTAA
- a CDS encoding lamin tail domain-containing protein: protein MSVFLCLVFIFFLFQPLAVQGVSLNVVINEIAWMGTGVSYNDEWIELYNNGSDINLDGWVLKADDGSPKINLSGIIPAKGFFLLERTDDNTVPEIPADLIYTGALGNSGENLKLYDNSGNIINEVNCSDGWLAGNNETKQTMEKTDSGWQTSQNPEGTPKSENSTPPEKLPGVGPPATEEEKTEPAEDSPPLATPVSYPAGVVFSEILPSPEGPDAENEWIELYNQNDFEVDLSNWTIQDIQGKTKTYTLNTKIPANGYLVLLRPETKITLNNTGDGLNLFNPNGEIVDSITSGKASLGQSYNRTQSGWAWSTTLTPGAKNIVPTPQTPKQKSKEKKSENGSLEANFLTEKGTAAVSTITESSGFSTLLIAFVVAIFSGIAILIVKNSLS, encoded by the coding sequence ATGTCGGTATTTCTCTGCTTAGTTTTTATTTTCTTTTTATTCCAACCCCTTGCTGTCCAAGGGGTTTCTTTGAACGTTGTTATCAACGAAATTGCCTGGATGGGGACAGGGGTTTCATACAATGACGAATGGATTGAGCTATATAATAATGGGAGTGATATAAATTTAGATGGATGGGTTTTAAAAGCTGATGACGGAAGTCCTAAAATTAATTTGTCTGGGATAATCCCTGCAAAGGGCTTTTTTTTATTAGAAAGAACTGATGATAATACGGTTCCTGAAATCCCAGCTGACTTAATCTATACAGGAGCTTTAGGAAACAGCGGTGAAAATTTAAAACTTTACGACAATTCTGGAAATATAATTAATGAAGTCAACTGTAGTGATGGCTGGCTTGCTGGCAATAATGAAACCAAACAAACAATGGAAAAAACTGATTCTGGTTGGCAAACCAGCCAGAATCCTGAAGGAACTCCGAAAAGTGAAAACAGCACGCCTCCAGAAAAACTGCCCGGGGTCGGGCCTCCGGCAACTGAAGAAGAAAAAACTGAGCCAGCGGAGGACAGTCCTCCACTGGCTACCCCTGTGAGTTATCCTGCTGGTGTTGTTTTTAGCGAAATTCTTCCTTCGCCTGAAGGACCGGATGCAGAAAACGAATGGATTGAATTATATAATCAAAATGATTTTGAAGTTGATTTGTCTAATTGGACAATTCAGGATATTCAAGGAAAAACTAAAACTTATACTTTAAATACTAAAATTCCTGCTAATGGATATTTGGTTCTTCTAAGGCCGGAAACTAAAATTACTCTAAATAATACTGGCGATGGATTAAATCTTTTTAATCCTAATGGAGAAATCGTGGATTCAATAACTTCTGGAAAAGCTTCTCTGGGACAATCCTATAATAGAACTCAATCAGGCTGGGCTTGGAGTACAACTTTAACTCCGGGAGCAAAAAATATTGTGCCTACCCCTCAAACTCCTAAACAAAAATCCAAAGAAAAAAAATCAGAGAACGGATCTCTGGAAGCTAATTTTCTTACTGAAAAAGGAACTGCTGCTGTTAGCACAATAACTGAATCTTCTGGGTTCTCTACGTTATTGATTGCTTTTGTCGTTGCTATATTTTCAGGAATAGCTATTCTGATTGTAAAAAATTCATTATCCTAG
- the tsaE gene encoding tRNA (adenosine(37)-N6)-threonylcarbamoyltransferase complex ATPase subunit type 1 TsaE: MKKENITSGPIQTKKLGEKFAKEILKKKSKKKAFVVGLEGELGGGKTTFLQGLAKGLGIKEKILSPTFVIMKKINGFYHIDCYRVERPKELLVLGFKEIISNPKNIIVIEWADRIRKIMPKDTLWIKFDFIDRRKRKITFRNFQLCDTIKK, encoded by the coding sequence ATGAAAAAAGAAAATATTACAAGTGGTCCCATCCAAACAAAGAAATTAGGTGAGAAATTTGCTAAAGAGATTTTGAAAAAGAAGTCAAAAAAGAAAGCTTTTGTTGTTGGCTTGGAAGGGGAGCTGGGAGGAGGAAAGACAACTTTTTTACAGGGACTTGCTAAAGGTTTAGGTATTAAAGAAAAGATTCTTAGCCCAACATTTGTAATAATGAAAAAAATTAACGGTTTTTATCACATTGATTGCTATCGGGTTGAGAGACCAAAAGAGCTACTTGTTTTAGGGTTTAAAGAAATTATTTCCAATCCCAAAAACATCATTGTCATAGAATGGGCAGACCGCATTAGAAAAATTATGCCAAAAGATACTCTTTGGATTAAATTTGATTTTATAGACAGGAGGAAGAGAAAAATCACGTTTAGAAACTTTCAACTTTGTGATACAATTAAAAAATGA
- a CDS encoding glycoside hydrolase family 88 protein, translating into MKINKNYTILALSAIVFLFILGWVNYQPWPTFEPFTASLITADSESPEIPETPEIPGTFKGLVQEKIEQGKEFLYRMEHPEEHGFYKKYDAINDTFEERLHTVYSASIIYTFLYIYDYDRDEEILKHLSDWGDFLLSMQDKDKSSRRYGAFSYSYFLNSKEKEKKYVVGTSALSIFTLLRLYEITGQDKYLESAKLAGDWLITMQREDGVVKPYTRYSDGRWVFGKKESLLYNGQCLSALSKLYAVTKIQKYYNAAEKIAKHFTQKYEDAGRKYIVGEYRTKNPISNSWVVMSLMDFYRVSENDYYKDIVFELSSQVVSHQVEDGRIDGAYSTSGNGWISEVMTDTYRFCLEQERSDCEKYKETVVNIIRWLIQYTYSKENSSFLKNPERAIGGVYWNEENKYVRTDSVCHAINGYTRIMNFLQSE; encoded by the coding sequence ATGAAGATAAATAAAAATTACACAATTTTAGCGCTTTCTGCAATAGTTTTTTTATTTATTTTGGGATGGGTGAATTATCAGCCCTGGCCTACTTTTGAACCTTTCACAGCATCTTTGATTACAGCTGATTCAGAAAGCCCTGAAATCCCCGAAACTCCTGAAATCCCTGGAACCTTTAAGGGTTTAGTTCAGGAGAAAATTGAGCAAGGGAAAGAGTTTTTGTACAGAATGGAACATCCAGAAGAGCACGGGTTTTATAAAAAATACGATGCTATAAATGATACTTTTGAAGAGAGACTGCATACTGTTTATTCTGCTTCCATTATTTATACTTTTTTGTATATTTATGATTATGACCGGGACGAGGAGATTTTAAAACATTTGTCTGATTGGGGGGATTTTCTTCTTTCTATGCAGGATAAAGACAAAAGCAGCAGAAGATACGGCGCATTTTCTTATTCATATTTTTTAAACAGCAAGGAAAAAGAAAAGAAATATGTTGTCGGAACCAGCGCTTTAAGCATATTTACCTTATTAAGATTATATGAAATAACGGGTCAAGATAAATATTTAGAATCAGCAAAATTAGCCGGCGATTGGTTAATTACAATGCAAAGGGAGGACGGGGTGGTAAAACCTTATACAAGATATTCAGATGGAAGATGGGTTTTTGGCAAAAAAGAATCATTACTTTACAATGGCCAGTGTCTTTCCGCCCTTTCTAAACTTTACGCTGTTACAAAAATTCAGAAATATTATAACGCAGCTGAAAAGATTGCTAAGCATTTTACCCAAAAATATGAAGATGCTGGGAGAAAATATATTGTTGGAGAATACAGGACAAAAAATCCAATATCAAATTCCTGGGTAGTAATGTCATTAATGGATTTTTATCGGGTGAGCGAAAATGACTATTATAAAGATATAGTTTTTGAGTTAAGCAGCCAAGTTGTTTCGCATCAGGTGGAAGACGGCAGGATAGACGGCGCTTATTCAACAAGTGGAAACGGCTGGATAAGCGAGGTAATGACAGATACATACAGATTTTGTCTTGAGCAGGAAAGAAGCGATTGCGAGAAGTACAAAGAAACAGTTGTAAATATAATCAGATGGCTGATTCAATATACTTATTCAAAAGAAAACAGCTCTTTCTTAAAGAATCCAGAAAGAGCCATTGGTGGCGTCTATTGGAATGAAGAAAATAAATATGTCAGAACTGACTCGGTTTGTCACGCCATAAACGGTTATACTAGGATAATGAATTTTTTACAATCAGAATAG
- a CDS encoding type II/IV secretion system protein: MEQAKKITGEVEIPQAIIKDIQKKVKNIPAFKEKIEASLKKSVTEFLEIILAGAINLNSSDIHIEPEETQTKFRIRVDGILQDIMFLELKIYRVLVSRIKLLSRLKLNVTDRPQDGRFSILMEGNPIEIRASALPAEYGESIVLRILNPKSLIDVEALGLRGDLTEVFNKEVKKPNGMIIVTGPTGSGKTTTLYAVLKKLNKPEVKIITIEDPIEYHLEGISQTQVDPKKGYDFANGLRSIMRQDPDVILVGEIRDLETAKIALQAALTGHLVLTTLHTNDAAGTIARLQAIGEKPVNIAPAINMAIAQRLIRKVCKKCMEFKKVSPEELARIKKALKNLPSEIKIPKLTPELKIPKTRGCEECNSTGYRGRIGIFEFFLVNDEMEKFILTSPSIVAMRELAIKKGMALMRQDGFLKILEGITTIEEVERVTTE, from the coding sequence ATGGAGCAGGCAAAAAAAATAACCGGGGAAGTTGAAATCCCTCAGGCTATAATCAAAGACATTCAGAAAAAAGTTAAGAATATCCCTGCTTTCAAAGAAAAAATTGAGGCATCCCTGAAAAAAAGCGTGACTGAATTTTTAGAAATTATTTTAGCTGGAGCAATAAATTTAAATTCTTCTGATATCCATATTGAGCCTGAAGAAACTCAAACAAAATTCAGAATTAGAGTTGATGGGATTTTGCAAGATATTATGTTTCTTGAGTTAAAAATATATCGAGTTCTTGTTTCTCGCATAAAACTTCTCTCCAGACTCAAATTAAATGTGACCGACCGGCCCCAAGACGGCCGTTTTTCTATTTTAATGGAGGGAAACCCAATTGAAATCAGGGCCTCGGCTCTTCCTGCTGAATACGGAGAATCAATCGTTCTTAGAATTTTAAATCCGAAAAGTTTAATTGATGTGGAAGCGCTTGGCCTAAGAGGGGATTTAACAGAAGTATTTAATAAAGAAGTTAAAAAACCCAATGGAATGATTATTGTTACCGGCCCCACTGGCTCGGGCAAAACAACTACCCTCTATGCTGTTTTAAAAAAACTCAACAAGCCCGAAGTTAAAATCATTACTATTGAAGACCCGATTGAATACCATTTAGAAGGAATTTCTCAAACCCAGGTTGACCCCAAAAAGGGCTATGATTTTGCCAATGGCCTCAGGTCAATAATGAGACAAGACCCCGATGTGATTTTAGTAGGAGAAATTAGAGATTTGGAAACCGCTAAAATTGCCCTTCAGGCTGCTTTAACCGGGCATTTGGTCTTAACCACTTTACATACTAATGATGCTGCCGGCACCATAGCCCGGCTTCAAGCCATAGGAGAAAAACCAGTCAATATTGCCCCAGCAATAAATATGGCAATTGCCCAAAGATTGATAAGAAAGGTTTGTAAAAAATGTATGGAATTCAAAAAGGTCTCGCCAGAAGAATTAGCCAGAATAAAAAAAGCCCTAAAAAATCTTCCTTCAGAGATTAAAATTCCGAAATTAACACCAGAATTAAAAATTCCTAAAACCAGAGGCTGTGAGGAGTGTAATTCCACCGGTTATCGAGGAAGAATTGGCATTTTTGAGTTTTTTTTAGTTAATGATGAAATGGAAAAGTTTATATTAACCTCTCCTTCTATTGTTGCTATGAGAGAATTGGCAATAAAAAAAGGGATGGCCCTAATGCGCCAGGATGGATTTTTAAAAATTTTGGAAGGAATCACTACTATTGAAGAAGTGGAGAGAGTTACCACCGAGTAA
- the ruvB gene encoding Holliday junction branch migration DNA helicase RuvB — translation MENLSSPSRPFSLKLTEEDKTLDLTLRPKTWESYIGQEKVKKNIQIIIEAAKKRGEPIEHLLFYGGSGLGKTTISHIIAKELGTKIRVIAGPVIEKVGDLAAILTNLNEGDVLFCDEIHRMNKLIGEFIYPALEEYKLNLILGKGPMARTMELKLPRFTLIGATTRLALLSAPLRNRFGATFQLNFYKKEDIEKIIQRSSNLLGIEIEPDAVKIITQCSRFTPRVANRLLKRVRDFAQVEGKGVVTEDITKKALEFLEIDELGLESGDRKILEVIIKKFEGGPVGLQTLSAATSEEEDTILDIYEPYLMQLGFIERTPRGRTVTKSAYKHLGIKYKGSQKLL, via the coding sequence ATGGAAAATTTGTCAAGCCCTTCAAGGCCTTTTTCGCTAAAACTAACTGAAGAGGACAAAACTCTTGATTTAACTTTAAGACCGAAAACTTGGGAAAGTTATATTGGCCAGGAAAAAGTAAAAAAGAACATCCAAATAATTATTGAAGCAGCCAAAAAAAGAGGTGAACCAATAGAACACCTGCTTTTTTATGGTGGAAGCGGACTTGGTAAAACCACTATATCACATATTATTGCCAAAGAACTGGGAACAAAAATCCGGGTAATTGCAGGTCCTGTTATTGAAAAAGTCGGAGACTTAGCTGCAATTCTAACTAATTTAAACGAAGGAGATGTTTTATTTTGCGATGAAATACACAGAATGAATAAATTAATTGGAGAGTTTATTTATCCCGCTCTGGAAGAATACAAACTGAATCTTATCTTAGGTAAAGGGCCAATGGCCAGGACCATGGAATTAAAACTACCTCGTTTTACTCTAATTGGAGCTACTACCCGCCTGGCTTTGTTGTCTGCCCCTTTAAGAAATCGCTTTGGAGCAACTTTCCAGCTTAATTTTTATAAAAAAGAAGATATTGAAAAGATTATTCAAAGGTCAAGCAATCTCTTAGGAATAGAAATAGAGCCAGACGCAGTTAAAATTATTACCCAGTGTTCCCGGTTTACTCCAAGAGTAGCTAATCGGCTTCTCAAAAGAGTCAGGGACTTTGCCCAGGTTGAAGGAAAGGGAGTAGTTACAGAAGATATTACTAAAAAGGCCCTAGAGTTTTTAGAGATTGATGAACTTGGTCTTGAATCAGGAGATAGAAAGATTTTGGAAGTAATTATTAAAAAATTTGAAGGAGGCCCTGTTGGTCTTCAGACATTATCTGCAGCTACTTCAGAAGAAGAAGATACAATTTTAGATATTTATGAACCCTACTTAATGCAGCTCGGTTTTATTGAAAGAACCCCCCGCGGCCGAACCGTTACCAAATCCGCTTATAAACATTTGGGGATAAAATACAAAGGTTCTCAAAAATTATTATAA